The nucleotide window CGAGAACGACCACTTAAGGCAATCCAGTCTTTTTTCGGTGCAACCGGCACGCCTTTATGTTGTGTTTGTTTGATAGTATCAGCAGAAAGCGGCTCAAGCAAACCGGCTTCAGATAACATCGCAAATGGCGCGGTTTGTTCAGAATAGAATACGTCTGCCGGGGTTTTGTCGCCCTCTTCTTTTAATTGACCGGCAAGTTGTTCACTTTTGGCGCTGTTTAACGTTACTTTAATGCCGGTTTCTTTGGTAAATGCTTCAGTAACCGCTTTGGCGGCTTCTTTGTGTTGACCGTTATAAACCGTGATATCGGCTGCTGCAATGCCGGAGAAGGCAATTGCCGCAGCGAGGGTGGCAAGTTGGAAATGACGAATCTTCATAAAAAACTCCTTTTATAATTTCAGATAAATGATAGGTTCTGCACAATGTTAAATTGTGCATGAACGAAGCCATTCTAGGTGATCGAAAATAAAATGCAAATAGTTCTCAGTTATTAATCAAAACAAGGATTATGCTTGTAAAGAACGTACCGCCTCCATCACGTCTTGTGGAGAAAGATCAATCAAACTTTGATGATAACCTTCCGCGCTATCCGTGCTTTTACGTACTTTAAGTAAGCCGCCTTCTATTTTCCGCAGAATAATGGCTTTGTCGGAAAGCGGTGGCGTATAGGTCGGACTGGTCGGACCGTAAAGGGCAACCAGCGGGCGTGAGGTTGCCGCCGCAATATGCATTAATCCGCTGTCATTACTCACAATCACGGCGCAATGAGCAATCAGATCGACCGCTTGATCCAAGCTGGTCTGTCCGGCTAAATTCACACAGAACGGCTGTAACGCCTCCGGCAATGTATTGCGAATTTGCTCGCCTACGTCCACATCTTTTGCCGAACCAAATAACATAATGGCATAGCCCTGTTCAATTAACATTTCAGCCAGTTTTGCATAGTGATAATGCGGCCAACGTTTTGCCGGGCCAAATTCTGCGCCGGGACAAAATCCAATCAACGGGCGCGTGCCTAAAAGTGCGGTTTGTTTTTCAAATTGTTTTAAGGTGGCGACTTGCTGTTGTGGATTTACCGTTAATTTTGGGGCTAAGACCGGCATTTCGGTCGCAGAGGGAACCGCATTGCGCTCAAACGCAAGCGCAACATAACGTTGCACCATCATGGGGTAACGTTGTTTATGATGACGTAAATCATTGAGCAGAAAATAACGGGATTCGCCTTTCCATCCGCGACGATGCTTAATCAGTGCAAACAGCGGAATCAGCGCAGACTTTAATGAATTGGGCAAAACAATCGCCATATCATAACGCTGGCGTAAGGCTTTGCCTAAACGATAACGTTCACATAAAGCAAACTTGCCGTGTCCCAACGGCATTTCGATTGCTTGGCGAACTTCCGGCATACGCGCCAGCAAAGGTTTACACCAATTCTGTGCCATGACATCAATGTGGCATTGAGGGTATTGAAGACATAATTGTTGATACAAACTGTGCGACATCACCATGTCGCCCACCCAAGACGGGCCGATAATCAGGATATTCATATAATAAAGATAAACGTCAAATTAATCGTAAAGTGCGGTGGATTTTAACGGTGTTTTTCTTCCCGTTTCACGTCATCCCACAACCTATCCATTTCCTCTAATGAAGCTTCCGCCAACGTCCGATTTTGCGCACCAAGCTTGGCCTCAACACGGCGGAAGCGCTGCTCAAATTTCTGATTGGCTTTACGTAAACTTTCTTCCGCCGAGCATTTCAAGTGTCGGCTGAGGTTCACAGTGGCAAAAAAGAGATCACCGATTTCTTCTTCAATTTTTGCCGGATCTTGTGGAGAACGTGCGATTTCTTGTTTGACTTCCTGCAACTCTTCTTCCACTTTAGCAAAAACAGGGGAAACATCCGCCCAGTCGAACCCGACTTTACTACAACGTTTTTGTAATTTTTCTGCACGCATCAAGGCAGGAAATGCGTGCGGAATATTATCCAATAAGGACGTATGGCCTTGATGTTGATGTTCCAAAGCTTTCATCGCATTCCAATTTTGTAAGGCTTCTTCTTCGTTGTTTGCTTGTGTGTTACCGAAAACATGAGGATGGCGTCGTACGATTTTTTCCGCCACTGCTTGTACAACCTCATCAAAGGTAAAGTGATGATCTTCTGTCGCCAATTGACTAAGAAAGACCACTTGCAATAACAAGTCACCCAGTTCTTCTTTCAAATTTTCTGTATTATGTTGCTCAATGGCTTCAATCACTTCGTAAGTTTCTTCTTTGAGGCAAGCAATCATTGAGGTGTAATTTTGTTTAATATCCCACGGACAACCGTTCACCGGATCCCGTAGCCGAGCGATTAATTGTACAAAATCATGAATGGAATAACGCATAGCGGCTCACTTTTCATTAAATAGCGAATTTATTTTAGGCTCAACCGATTCAATCAGCTGCTACCTGTATTGAAAGAAACCATCATATCACGGTGCGACAATGGGCGTGATAAAATTTGTGATTCGTAAATCCATGTGTTTTTATCAACATCACGCCGAATACGACTCAGTCAAACAGCCTCTCACCGAGAGAGATTTTCATCCTCAGCTAAAATTATTCTCATTTTATTATTATCGGAGAGTTTGTTAGAATGCCGCATTATTTTGACCTGCCTTAATTGAGAGTAGTAAATGAATCACATTTCACCTGAAGCAGCGAAAGTGCGTGAGGCGCTGCGTCAGAAAGGAATCGAAACCCCCATGATTGTGTTGGACGAAAGCAAAGATGAACGTCGCACACACATTGAACAACATATGCGTGAAGTGTTGCGTTTAATCGGTTTGGATTTACGTGACGACAGCATCGAAGAAACCCCTGCCCGCCTTGCCAAAATGTTCGTTGATGAAATTTTCAGTGGTTTGGATTATGCCAACTTTCCGAAAATCACCAATATCGCCAATCGTATGAAAGTCAGCGAAATGGTGTTAGTCAATGATGTGACGTTAACCAGCACCTGTGAGCATCATTTCGTGACCATCGATGGCATGGTGTCCGTGGCGTATTACCCGAAAAAATGGGTCATCGGGTTATCAAAAATTAATCGTGTTGTGGCATTTTTTGCTCAACGTCCGCAAGTACAGGAACGCTTAACGGAGCAAATTTTATTGGCATTTCAAACGATCTTAGAAACGGAAGATGTCGCCGTCTATGTCAAAGCAACGCATTTTTGTGTGAAATGTCGCGGCATTAAAGATGCTAATAGCTATACGGTGACATCGGCTTTCGGTGGCGTGTTCTTAGAAGATCGTGAAACCCGAAAAGAATTTTTGAGTTTAATTAATAAGTAATCCCATCAAATGATCCCAAAAGAATGCTTTTATGGCATTCTTTTTTTTAGATTTCATGGCTAAAAGGGCGGTCACTTTCTTCGTTATTTTTACTTTTGCAATAATTTAAAAGTGCCTATAATGCAAACACCCTATTTGCCCGATTGGACTTTTATGATGCAAAAAAGAGATCAATTAATTCTGCAATATGTCAATCAAAAAGGGAAAGTCAGTGTGGCGGAACTTTCGGAAATGCTTTCCGTTGCCGTAGAAACCATTCGCCGTGATTTAACCGCACTGGAAAATAAAGGATTATTACATCGCATTCACGGTGCCGCCGTGACTTGCAAAACGAATGACTTAGGCAGTTCATTTCAATATCGGCAGAAAAACAACGCCGATGCCAAAAAAGCAATCGCACAAAATGCCCTTGAATATCTTTTTGAGGGCGCGATTGTCGGATTAGATGCCAGTTCCACCAGCTGGCATTTTGCGCAAATGTTGCCCGATATTCCTTGCACGGTGGTGACAAATTCCATGCACAATATCACGGCGTTAACGAACAAAAGTAACATCACCACCATCGCAACCGGTGGCATGTATTCCGTGAAATACGATGCCTTTTATGGGCCGTTGTCAGAACAACTTTTAAAACGGCTACACATCGATTTCGGTATATTCTCCTGCAATGGCATTGATAATGAAGGCAATATTTGGGAGTCGAATGAACTTAACGCCTCGGTTAAACGAAAAATGATGGATGTCTGCGACAAGAAGTTTTTATTAGCGGACACCTCTAAACTGCAACGCAAAAATCTGATTAAACTCGCCGAACTGGCGCAAATCGATATCTTATTTATTGATCAATTTCCTTCCGAAGACTTGCAACGTTATTGCCAAGAACATAACGTGCTGATTACCGTTTAATTTTTTCTGAAAAAATGACCGTTTTGCCCGTTTTAGAGATAAAAATAGCAATTCGGTCATTTTTACCCTAATAAATTGCCCGTTCTTTTGTGTTCCTATTCACGCTTTTCACACAAAATTTCAGAAACGGTAGGCGAATCTCTTTTTTTCATGAAAAATAAAGCTAAGCAAGATTTAGTCACATCGCTGTACTTTATTTTTAATTCACTAAAGAGGTTAAAAAATGAGTCAATTCAAATCTATTCCAGTCAAAATCGGTATTCGCCCAACCATAGATGGTCGTCGTTTGGGCGTGCGTGAATCCCTTGAAGATCAAACCATGCGTATGGCGAAATCGGTCGCAGAATTATTACAAAGTCATATTCGTCATACCGATGGCACTTTCGTAGAATGCGTGATTGCAGACACCTGTATTGGCGGTGTGGCAGAAGCGGCCGCCTGTGCAGAAAAATTCAAACTCAATAACGTGGGGTTAACCATTACCGTTACGCCTTGTTGGTGCTACGGTTCCGAAACTATCGACATGGATCCGCACATGCCAAAAGCCATTTGGGGCTTTAACGGCACCGAACGCCCGGGCGCAGTTTATCTTGCCGCTGCCCTTGCCGGTCATTCTCAACTAGGTTTGCCGGCATTCTCTATCTACGGCACTGAAGTGCAAGAAGCAAACGACACCAGCATTCCTGCCGATGTGAAAGAAAAACTGCTACGCTTCGCGCGTGCCGGCCTTGCTGTTGCGGCCATTCGCGGCAAATCCTACTTATCTATCGGGTCTGTTTCCATGGGGATCGCCGGTTCTATTGTCAATCAACAATTCTTCCAAGAATACCTCGGCATGCGTAACGAATATGTGGACATGACCGAAATCAAACGCCGCTTGGATCGCAAAATTTACGATCAGGAAGAAGTGGATTTAGCGCTTTCTTGGGTAAAACAATATTGCCAAGACGGAATTGACGTCAACAGCCCGGAAAATCAACGCTCACCTAAAGAACGCGCCGAACTTTGGGAAAATGTGGTGAAAATGACCATTATCGCCCGTGACTTGATGGTGGGTAATCCGAAATTAGCGAAATTAAACTTTGGCGAAGAAGCACTTGGTCACAATGCCATTGCTGCCGGTTTCCAAGGTCAACGCCATTGGACCGACCATTTACCGAATGGCGACTTTATGGAAGCCATGCTGAATTCTACTTACGACTGGAACGGTGTGCGCCCGCCATACATTCTTGCCACTGAAAACGACAGTTTGAATGCCGTCTGTATGTTGCTTGGTCATCAACTCACCGGTCGTGCGCAAATTTTTGCCGACGTGCGAACTTACTGGAGCCCAGATTCTGTGGAACGCGTTACCGGTTTTCGTCCGGAACAAGGTTTCCTCCACTTAATCAACTCCGGTTCAGCCGCTCTTGACGGCACAGGTCAACATAAAGATGCCAATGGCAATCCAACAATGAAACCGGCGTGGGAAGTCACGGAAGAAGACGGCAAACGTTGTTTGGAACATACCCGTTGGTGTCCTGCGGTACACGAATACTTCCGTGGGGGCGGTTTATCCTCCCAATTCTTAACCAAAGGTGGCATGCCGTTCACCATGCACCGCATTAACCTCATCAAAGGCTTAGGCCCTGTGTTACAAATTGCCGAAGGTTGGTCTATTGAGTTACCGAAGAACGTCCACGACTTGCTCGACCACCGCACCAATGAAACTTGGCCAACCACTTGGTTCACCCCACACTTAACAGGTAAAGGTGCCTTTACCGATGTCTATTCCGTGATGGCAAACTGGGGCGCAAACCACTGCGTGGCGACTTACGGCCACATCGGTGCCGACCTCATCACGTTAGCGTCCATGTTGCGTATTCCGGTTTGCATGCACAACGTTGAAGATGCCAACGTGTTCCGCCCAAGCGCTTGGAACGGCTTTGGTCAAGACAAGGAAGGTCAGGACTATCGCGCCTGCCAAAACTTCGGACCTCTGTATAAATAAATCGATGGCCGGCGCGCACCTCGGTGCGTGCCATCATCCCATAAAAATTCAAACAACAGTGCGGTTGAAAAAACAAATGAATTGTTGACCGCACTTAGGAGAGCTTTTATGTCTATCGTTCTGATTTTTGATTGCGGCGCGACCAATTTACGCACAATTGCCATGAATGACAAAGGCAAAATCGTGGCGTCCCATCACCTTGCCAACAATACCCAACCAGGGAGTGAATCGCCTGAGTATCACATTTGGGATTTTGAAGAAATTTGGCAAAAATTGACAGTATGTGCCGATCATACGATTGCGAAATTAACGCAACAACAGGTTGATTTAAAAGAAATTGTTGGCATTTCCGTTACCACGTTCGGCGTGGACGGCGCACCATTTGATAAAAAAGGGCAACAGCTCTACCCGATTATTTCGTGGAAATGCCCGCGCACGGTGCCGGTGATGGAAAACCTCTCGCAGTTGCTAGACATCAAAGCCCTTTATCAACGTAACGGCATCGGACAATACAGCTTTAATACCTTATTTAAACTGCTTTGGTTGAAAGAAAACAAACCGGATATTTTCCAAAAAATGGATAAATTCGTGTTCATTTCCTCCATGCTAACCCAACGTTTAACCGGCAAATTTACCACCGACCGCACCATGGCAGGCACATCCATGATGACCCATCTCGCCACCGGCAATTGGGACGAGGACATTCTGAAACTGGTCGGTTTAAGCCAAAACCACTTTCCACCGATGCGTAACGCCGGTGAAAAAGTGGGGGAATTAACTGACGCACTTGCCGACCACTGGGGCTTAAATCGTATTCCCGTGATTTCCTGTGGGCATGACACCCAATTTGCCGTATTCGGTTCTGGCGCAGGATTGAATCAACCGGTACTCAGTTCCGGCACGTGGGAAATCTTAATGGCTCGCACGGAACATGCCGAACCACAATTTGATTTTGTGCCGCAAGGCTTAACCACCGAATTTGACGCACAACCGAATTGTTTTAACCCCGCCGTACAATGGGTCGGCTCAGGCATTATAGAGTGGCTTGGTAAATTGTTGTTCGCCGATGTACATGGCACCGACCAATATTATCCAACCATGATCGCCGAAGGATCCTCTGCCGCTGAAAAAGGCACGCAAAGTGCGGTCAATTTTCAGGGTGTTTTTAGCCAACTCGGACAAGGCAATATCCGCGGACTTTCCATGTTCTCCACTCGTGGTGAAATCTACCGTGCCGCGCTTTATTACATGGCAAACCAACTCAAACAAGGCTTAGACGTATTACAACACGTCAGCCACTTCAAAGCGGAAAGCTTGCTTTGTGTTGGTGGCGGCTCGAAAAACCCACTCTGGAACCAAATCCGCGCCGATGTTTTAGGGTTGCCGATTGATGTCGTGGATGTCGCAGAAAGTACCGTGCTTGGCGCGGCAATGTTCACCTTTGCAGGCATCGGCATCTACGCCACACCGGAACAGGCACAGAAAGCGATGCAACCGAATAGAACGCGAATTTACCCACAATCACTGTAATCATTGGAGAAACAACAATGTTAAAAGGTATTCACCCGGCAATCTCCCCCGATTTACTCAAAACCCTTGCCGAAATGGGACATGGCGATGAAATTGTGCTGTCTGACGCTCATTTCCCGGCACATTCATTACATTCAAAGGTGATTCGTGCCGATGGCATTCCTGTGGCGACTTTGCTCAAAGGCATTGCGCCGTTATTTGAATTCGATGCGTATGTCGATGCGCCGTTAATCATGATGCAGGCGGTTCCGGGCGATAGCCTTGATCCTCGCGTTGAAGCAAATTACTTGGACTCAATTCAAAGTGCGGTCGGATTTACACCTAATTTAGCGCGTATTGAACGCTTTGCCTTTTACGAACGCGCCAAACAAGCGTATGCCGTCGTCATCAGTGGCGAAACCGCAAAATACGGCAACATTATTATTAAAAAAGGGGTTACTCCCGTTCTATAACAGCTGAGAGGTGCTGAAAAATGGATAGAAAAGAACTTGCGCAAAAAATCATCGATACCTGTTTAGAGATGACCCGCCTCGGCTTAAACCAAGGCACAGCAGGCAATGTTAGCGTGCGTTATAAAGACGGCATGCTGATTACCCCAACAGGGATGCCATACCACTTAATGAAGCCGGAAAATATTGTGTATGTGGATAACCACGGCAAGCACGAAGAAAACAAGCTGCCTTCTAGCGAATGGCAATTCCATTTAGCCGTGTATCGCGCCCGTCCGGAAGCCAATGCCGTTGTGCATAATCATTCCATTAACTGTGCCGGGTTATCCATTTTGGAAAAACCTATTCCGGCGATTCACTATATGGTGGCTGTGGGTGGCACCGATCACATTCCTTGTATTCCTTACGCAACGTTTGGCACACATGAATTAGCGTCTTATGTGGAAGAGGGCATCAAAGAAAGCAAGGCGATCTTACTTGCTCATCATGGTTTACTCAGTTGTGGTGAAAACCTTGATAAGGCCTTATGGCTGGCACAAGAAGTGGAAGTGCTTGCGACCTGGTATCTCAAATTGCTGGCCACCAAGCTGACAATCCCGTTACTCAGTAAAGAACAAATGAAGGTTGTCCTCGGTAAGTTCCATACTTATGGGTTGCGTATTGAAGAATAAGGAAATGGGAGGTCAATATGACGACACATGAAACCATACTGACAATGCGTAACATCAGTAAAGGATTTGCCGGTGTGCAAGCGTTAAAGGATGTTCAACTGACGTTACGCAAAGGTGAAGTGCACGCACTTATGGGTGAAAACGGTGCCGGCAAATCTACGTTGATGAAATGCTTAATTGGTGTTTATCAAGCCGATTGCGGTGAGATTATTTACAAAGGGAAACCGGTGAATTTTCATTCCGTATTGGATGCACAACATCAGGGTATCAGTATGATTTTCCAAGAATTAAACCTGATTCCCCACTTAACGGTGGCTGAAAATATTTTCTTTGCCCGTGAACCGATTAAATTTGGCATGGTTGATAAAGCCAAAATGAATAAAGACGCGGAAGCCCTGCTTTCACTGTTTGATATTGATGTGAAACCGACTGAAGAAGTGCGGACGTTATCGGTGGCAAAACAACAAATGGTGGAAATTGCCAAGGCGCTTTCTTTTGATGTTGAAGTGCTGATTATGGATGAACCCACTTCAGCCTTAACGGAAAAAGAGATCGATAAGTTATTTGAATTGGTGAATAAGCTCCGCGCGAAAGGCGTCAGTATTGTGTATATCTCTCACCGAATGGAAGAACTTAAACGGATTTGCGATCACATTACTATTTTCCGTGATGGCACGTATGTTTCCGATCATCCATTTCATGAAATTAGCATGGATGAAATCATTACGAAAATGGTCGGTCGTCCGCTAGGCAATCACTTTCCACCGAAAACGGCGGTTGTGGATGAAAATGAAGTGGTGATGTCCGTGATGCAGGCAGAGCGTTATGGTGTGTTTGAAGCCTTAGACTTTGCTTTATTTAAAGGGGAAATATTAGGCATTACCGGTTTAGTTGGTGCGAAACGTACCGAATTAGCTCGCGCGATTTTTGGGGCAGATCCACTCGATGCCGGTGAGGTGTTTGTCCACCACAATAAAGTGACCATTCACAGTCCTGCAGACTCCATTAAAGCCGGTATTGCCTATTTATCTGAAGACAGAAAACTCAATGGTGTCGCCGTAAGAATGAGTATTCGTGAAAACATTACCATGGCATCAATGGATAAAGTGTGTAATGCCGCCGGCGTGATTTCCCATGACGAGGAAGCCAAAGCCTCCAAAACCTTCATTGATAAAATGGAAATTAAAACGCCAACAATTGAACAGTTAGTAAATAATCTCAGTGGCGGCAACCAACAAAAAGTAGTTATCGGCAAATGGTTATTCCGTGATGCGAAGGTCATGATTTTTGATGAGCCGACGCGAGGCATTGATGTGGGCGCCAAATATGCCATTTATCAATTATTAGATGAATTAGCGGCACAAGGGGTTGGTATTATTGTGATTTCTTCTGAATTACCGGAAATTTTAGGCGTGTCCGATCGCATTATCGTCATGCGTGAGGGAAAAATGACCGCACTTCTTGAAACGAAAGAAACCAATCAAGAAGAAATTATGCAATATGCGACAGGCGTAAAAAATATGTTCGCTCGAAAAGGACAGGAGGTATGAGATGAACGAAAAACAAAAAGAAATGTTACGCAAACTTGCGTCACTTGCCGGATTAATCCTATTAATTATTGCGTTTACGATCAGTAATGAATATTTCTTTACCTTAAATAACGTATTAACCATTGGCTTGCAAACCTCAACGATTGCGTTGATCGGTATCGGGGCAACCATTGTGATTTTAACCGGCGGCATTGACTTAAGTACCGGTTCTGTCGTTGCGCTATCCGGCGTGGCGGCAGCGATGTCGGTCAACGCCGGATTGCCTGTGCCATTAGGTATGCTATTTGGCATTATCGTTGGTGGGCTATGTGGTGCTGCCAACGGCGTAATTGTTACCTTGATGCGCTTACCGCCCTTTATTGCAACATTGGGAACCATGATGGTGGCGCGCGGATTGGCGTTGTATGTTACAAATGCGGCACCGGTGTCAGGGATGCCGGAATCCTTCTCTTACCTCGGTAATGGTGCGCTGTTCCGGATTGTTGAAGAAGGCGCTAATGGTTTGCCTCTTGTCAAATTCCCCGGCATTCCTTACCCGGTGATTATCATGATTGTTGTTGCCCTTCTCTTTACCTTTGCATTATCAAAACTCAAACTCGGTCGTTACCTTTACGCGATCGGTTCGAATGAGGAAGCGGCACGCTTATCCGGCATTCGAACCAATCAGGTGAAAAATTACGCCTACATCGCCAGCGGTTTGCTTTCCGGTTTAGCCGGCGTCATCTTAGCGTCGCGCTTGGTCACAGCACAACCTAATGGCGGGGTTGCTTACGAATTGGATGCCATTGCCAGTGCGGTTGTTGGGGGAACCTCCTTAATGGGTGGCGTTGGTACCATTCCGGGAACACTCATCGGGTCATTTATTATCGGTGTCTTGCGCAACGGACTTAACATGAATGGGATATCCGCTTTCGTTCAACAAATCATCATCGGCTTAGTTATTATCGTTACCGTTGGTCTCGATCAACTTCGCCAAAGCAAAAAGAGTGGAAAAAAATCGTAACCTCAACAATATAAAAAGGAGAATTGTATGAAAAAGTTAACACTTATTGCTTCTGCTGTACTGGGTTTATCTACCCTATTTGCCGGTACATCCAGTTTTGCCAAAACAAATGAAATTGCCGTGATTGTCAAAACAGAAAATGCCAATTTCTGGCAAAACGTGAAAAAAGGGGCGGAAGCTGCAGGGAAAGATCTGGGTAATGAATACAAAGTTACCTTCCAAGGACCACAAGCGGAAACCGCTATTGATGAAGAAGTGAATATGGTCAATAACGCAATTAACCGCGGCGTTTCCGGCATCGTGCTTGCCGCCTCCGATCCGGAAGCATTAATCCCACCTGTCAAAAAAGCCTTTGAAAACGGGATTCCGGTGGTCATTATTGACTCCGGCATTAATTCTGACGGCAAATATTACCAATCCTTCCTCGCTACGGACAACCGTGCCGCAGGGAAATTAGCCGCAGAAAAACTCCTCGCTAAGCATGGCATGAAAAAAGGCAAAGTGGCCGTTATGTCTTATACGCCCGGTGCAGCCAGTGCGATTGAACGCACCGGCGGATTTATGGATGAAGTGAAAAAACAACAGGACATCAAATTGATGGAACCGCTTTATTCTCAATCCGACATGGTTACGGCATTAAATCAAACCATTGATGTACTGACTTCCAATCCGGATTTAACCGCAATTTTTGGCGCAAACGAACCCACTGCGGTAGGGATGGCACGCGCCATTAAAGAACGTGGCTTTGCCGGAAAATTAGTCGCTGTTGGTTTTTATGGAAACCAAGATCTACAAAACTTCGTCCGTGACGGCACCTTGGAAGGCATTGTTGTGCAATCTTCCTACCAAATGGGTTATAAAGGCGTCAATACGATTAATAAAATTATCAAAGGCGAAAAAGTGGATAAATTCATTGATACCGGTGTTGTTTTTGTAACCAAAGACAATATTGATTCAGAAGAAGCAAAAGCCGTGCTTTACTAAGCGTTAAACTGCCGACCGCACTTTCTTCAAGTGCGGTCAATTTTTTTCGTAAAAAAGAACAGAAAAAGTCACCGCACTTTACTGCACCTCACTGACCGAAAGACATTATCGCTCCTGACAACAGTTTCATGGTGCGTAAAAATTGTTAATAATGTGTGAAATGTCACAGAATTCTCTTCCATTTTCATTATAATAAAACGAACTTGTTCCAACGCATTTATTCAAAAGAGGATATTTTTATGGATGAACAACTTAAAAAAGCAGCATTAGATTTTCACGAATTCCCGATTCCGGGAAAAATTGAAGTGACGCCCACCAAATCGCTTGCGACTCAACGCGACTTAGCGCTTGCGTA belongs to Aggregatibacter sp. 2125159857 and includes:
- a CDS encoding sugar ABC transporter ATP-binding protein, producing the protein MTTHETILTMRNISKGFAGVQALKDVQLTLRKGEVHALMGENGAGKSTLMKCLIGVYQADCGEIIYKGKPVNFHSVLDAQHQGISMIFQELNLIPHLTVAENIFFAREPIKFGMVDKAKMNKDAEALLSLFDIDVKPTEEVRTLSVAKQQMVEIAKALSFDVEVLIMDEPTSALTEKEIDKLFELVNKLRAKGVSIVYISHRMEELKRICDHITIFRDGTYVSDHPFHEISMDEIITKMVGRPLGNHFPPKTAVVDENEVVMSVMQAERYGVFEALDFALFKGEILGITGLVGAKRTELARAIFGADPLDAGEVFVHHNKVTIHSPADSIKAGIAYLSEDRKLNGVAVRMSIRENITMASMDKVCNAAGVISHDEEAKASKTFIDKMEIKTPTIEQLVNNLSGGNQQKVVIGKWLFRDAKVMIFDEPTRGIDVGAKYAIYQLLDELAAQGVGIIVISSELPEILGVSDRIIVMREGKMTALLETKETNQEEIMQYATGVKNMFARKGQEV
- a CDS encoding ABC transporter permease, with the protein product MNEKQKEMLRKLASLAGLILLIIAFTISNEYFFTLNNVLTIGLQTSTIALIGIGATIVILTGGIDLSTGSVVALSGVAAAMSVNAGLPVPLGMLFGIIVGGLCGAANGVIVTLMRLPPFIATLGTMMVARGLALYVTNAAPVSGMPESFSYLGNGALFRIVEEGANGLPLVKFPGIPYPVIIMIVVALLFTFALSKLKLGRYLYAIGSNEEAARLSGIRTNQVKNYAYIASGLLSGLAGVILASRLVTAQPNGGVAYELDAIASAVVGGTSLMGGVGTIPGTLIGSFIIGVLRNGLNMNGISAFVQQIIIGLVIIVTVGLDQLRQSKKSGKKS
- a CDS encoding ABC transporter substrate-binding protein, producing MKKLTLIASAVLGLSTLFAGTSSFAKTNEIAVIVKTENANFWQNVKKGAEAAGKDLGNEYKVTFQGPQAETAIDEEVNMVNNAINRGVSGIVLAASDPEALIPPVKKAFENGIPVVIIDSGINSDGKYYQSFLATDNRAAGKLAAEKLLAKHGMKKGKVAVMSYTPGAASAIERTGGFMDEVKKQQDIKLMEPLYSQSDMVTALNQTIDVLTSNPDLTAIFGANEPTAVGMARAIKERGFAGKLVAVGFYGNQDLQNFVRDGTLEGIVVQSSYQMGYKGVNTINKIIKGEKVDKFIDTGVVFVTKDNIDSEEAKAVLY